One window of Camelina sativa cultivar DH55 chromosome 4, Cs, whole genome shotgun sequence genomic DNA carries:
- the LOC104783103 gene encoding 4-hydroxy-tetrahydrodipicolinate synthase 2, chloroplastic isoform X2, with translation MAALKGYGLCSVDSALQFPCPKRFNGYKRRSSKWVSPKAAVVPNFHLPMRSLEVKNRTNTDDIKALRVITAIKTPYLPDGRFDLEAYDDLVNIQIQNGAAGVIVGGTTGEGQLMSWDEHIMLIGHTVNCFGGSIKVIGNTGSNSTREAIHATEQGFAVGMHAALHINPYYGKTSIEGLIAHFQSVLHMGPTIIYNVPGRTGQDIPPRAIFKLSQNPNLAGVKECVGNKRVEEYTENGVVVWSGNDDECHDSRWDYGATGVISVTSNLVPGLMRKLMFEGRNSSLNSKLLPLMAWLFHEPNPIGVNTALAQLGVSRPVFRLPYVPLPLSKRLEFVKLVKEIGREHFVGEKDVQALDDDDFILIARY, from the exons ATGGCTGCTTTGAAAGGTTATGGTTTGTGTTCTGTGGACTCTGCTCTACAATTCCCCTGCCCAAAGCGATTCAATGGCTACAAAAG AAGGAGCTCAAAATGGGTCTCTCCAAAAGCAGCTGTTGTACCCAATTTTCATCTCCCTATGCGCAGCTTGGAGGTTAAAAACAG GACAAATACAGACGACATTAAAGCTCTACGTGTGATCACAGCAATCAAAACACCGTATCTACCTGACGGAAGATTCGACCTTGAAGCCTACGATGACTTAGTGAACATTCAGATACAAAACGGCGCTGCAGGTGTCATTGTTGGTGGTACCACTGGTGAAGGACAGTTGATGAGCTGGGACGAACACATTATGCTCATAGGCCATACTGTTAACTGTTTTGGTGGAAGCATCAAAGTCATTGGAAACACTGGAAGCAATTCAACAAGAGAAGCTATCCACGCTACTGAACAAGGGTTCGCTGTTGGAATGCACGCCGCTCTCCACATTAACCCTTACTATGGCAAGACTTCGATCGAGGGTCTAATAGCACATTTCCAATCAGTTCTTCATATGGGACCGACGATTATATACAATGTTCCTGGACGAACAGGGCAGGATATACCTCCTCGTGCCATCTTCAAACTTTCTCAGAATCCTAATTTGGCTGGTGTGAAGGAATGTGTTGGGAACAAGCGTGTTGAAGAGTACACTGAGAACGGAGTTGTTGTGTGGAGTGGGAATGATGATGAGTGTCATGATTCTAGATGGGACTATGGAGCAACCGGGGTTATATCTGTTACTAGTAACTTAGTTCCGGGTTTGATGAGGAAATTGATGTTTGAAG GTAGGAACTCGTCTTTGAACTCAAAGCTTTTACCTTTAATGGCTTGGCTATTCCATGAGCCAAACCCGATTGGAGTTAACACTGCTTTGGCTCAGCTTGGAGTGTCGAGGCCTGTTTTCAGGTTACCGTACGTCCCATTGCCTTTGTCGAAGAGGCTTGAGTTTGTGAAACTGGTGAAGGAGATTGGACGAGAGCATTTTGTGGGTGAGAAAGATGTGCAGGCTCTTGATGACGATGATTTCATCCTTATCGCTCGATATTAG
- the LOC104783102 gene encoding AT-hook motif nuclear-localized protein 22-like, producing MDQVSRSLPPPFLSRDLHLHPHHQFQHQQQQQQHNHGHEIDQHRIGGLKRDRDAEIDPNEHSSAGKDQNTPGSGGESGGGGGGDNHITRRPRGRPAGSKNKPKPPIIITRDSANALKSHVMEVANGCDVMESVTVFARRRQRGICVLSGNGAVTNVTIRQPASVPGGGSSVVNLHGRFEILSLSGSFLPPPAPPAASGLTIYLAGGQGQVVGGSVVGPLMASGPVVIMAASFGNAAYERLPLEEDDQEEQTAGAVANNIDGNAAMGGGTQTPTQTQNQTQQQQQQQQLMQDPTSFIQGLPPNLMNSVQLPAEAYWGTPRPSF from the coding sequence ATGGATCAGGTCTCTCGCTCCCTTCCTCCACCTTTTCTCTCAAGAGATCTCCATCTTCACCCGCACCATCAATTCcaacatcagcagcagcagcagcaacataACCACGGCCACGAGATCGACCAACACCGAATCGGCGGGCTTAAACGTGACAGAGACGCTGAGATCGATCCCAACGAGCACTCTTCTGCCGGAAAAGACCAAAACACTCCCGGCTCAGGCGGAGAAAGCGGCGGAGGCGGAGGGGGTGATAATCATATCACGAGAAGGCCACGTGGCAGACCAGCGGGGtccaaaaacaaaccaaaaccaccaATCATCATCACTCGGGACAGCGCAAACGCTCTCAAATCTCATGTCATGGAAGTTGCAAACGGATGTGACGTCATGGAGAGCGTCACCGTCTTCGCTCGCCGTCGCCAACGTGGCATCTGCGTTCTTAGCGGAAACGGCGCCGTTACGAACGTCACCATAAGACAACCGGCTTCAGTACCTGGTGGTGGCTCGTCAGTCGTTAACTTACACGGACGTTTCGAGATTCTTTCTCTCTCGGGGTCTTTCCTTCCTCCACCGGCTCCACCAGCTGCGTCAGGTCTAACGATTTACTTAGCCGGTGGTCAAGGACAGGTCGTTGGAGGAAGCGTAGTTGGTCCACTGATGGCTTCAGGACCTGTGGTGATTATGGCAGCTTCCTTTGGGAACGCTGCGTATGAGAGGTTGCCGTTAGaggaagatgatcaagaagagcAAACGGCTGGAGCGGTTGCTAATAATATCGATGGAAACGCAGCGATGGGTGGTGGGACGCAAACGCCAACGCAGACTCAGAATCAgacgcagcagcagcagcaacaacaacagttgATGCAAGATCCGACGTCGTTTATACAAGGATTGCCTCCTAATCTTATGAATTCTGTTCAGTTGCCAGCTGAAGCTTATTGGGGAACTCCACGACCATCTTTCTAA
- the LOC104783100 gene encoding LOB domain-containing protein 19 produces the protein MMTGNLNGGGRGGEGPCGACKFLRRKCVKGCVFAPYFDAEQGTARFAAVHKVFGASNASKMLLRLPLHKRFDAVVTLCYEAMARLRDPVYGSVGHLFSLQHQVMNLQAELAHVQARLSTFQHFPLQSPQLPPIDLAHNNEYPMEQPSNLDSAWEEEHLLQGGIEDGEFQELAMQYISRYLPAVKLPAGT, from the exons ATGATGACCGGAAACTTGAACGGcggtggaagaggaggagaaggaccGTGCGGGGCGTGCAAGTTCTTGAGGAGAAAGTGTGTGAAAGGGTGCGTTTTCGCTCCGTATTTCGATGCAGAGCAAGGCACGGCGAGGTTTGCAGCGGTTCACAAAGTGTTTGGAGCGAGCAATGCCTCTAAAATGTTACTGAGATTGCCTTTGCACAAGCGGTTTGACGCAGTGGTCACGCTCTGTTACGAGGCCATGGCTAGGCTTCGTGATCCTGTTTATGGCTCTGTTGgccatctcttctctcttcagcACCAG GTGATGAATCTACAAGCAGAGCTAGCGCATGTTCAAGCTCGTCTTTCAACATTTCAGCACTTTCCTCTACAGTCGCCACAGCTGCCGCCTATCGATCTTGCGCATAACAATGAATATCCGATGGAACAACCGAGTAACTTGGATAGTGCGTGGGAAGAAGAACATTTACTTCAAGGTGGAATTGAAGATGGGGAATTCCAAGAACTGGCCATGCAGTACATCTCAAGGTACTTACCAGCGGTCAAACTTCCGGCTGGCACTTAG
- the LOC104783103 gene encoding 4-hydroxy-tetrahydrodipicolinate synthase 2, chloroplastic isoform X3: MAALKGYGLCSVDSALQFPCPKRFNGYKRRSSKWVSPKAAVVPNFHLPMRSLEVKNRTNTDDIKALRVITAIKTPYLPDGRFDLEAYDDLVNIQIQNGAAGVIVGGTTGEGQLMSWDEHIMLIGHTVNCFGGSIKVIGNTGSNSTREAIHATEQGFAVGMHAALHINPYYGKTSIEGLIAHFQSVLHMGPTIIYNVPGRTGQDIPPRAIFKLSQNPNLAGVKECVGNKRVEEYTENGVVVWSGNDDECHDSRWDYGATGVISVTSNLVPGLMRKLMFEGRNSSLNSKLLPLMAWLFHEPNPIGVNTALAQLGVSRPVFRLPYVPLPLSKRLEFVKLVKEIGREHFVGEKDVQALDDDDFILIARY; this comes from the exons ATGGCTGCTTTGAAAGGTTATGGTTTGTGTTCTGTGGACTCTGCTCTACAATTCCCCTGCCCAAAGCGATTCAATGGCTACAAAAG AAGGAGCTCAAAATGGGTCTCTCCAAAAGCAGCTGTTGTACCCAATTTTCATCTCCCTATGCGCAGCTTGGAGGTTAAAAACAG GACAAATACAGACGACATTAAAGCTCTACGTGTGATCACAGCAATCAAAACACCGTATCTACCTGACGGAAGATTCGACCTTGAAGCCTACGATGACTTAGTGAACATTCAGATACAAAACGGCGCTGCAGGTGTCATTGTTGGTGGTACCACTGGTGAAGGACAGTTGATGAGCTGGGACGAACACATTATGCTCATAGGCCATACTGTTAACTGTTTTGGTGGAAGCATCAAAGTCATTGGAAACACTGGAAGCAATTCAACAAGAGAAGCTATCCACGCTACTGAACAAGGGTTCGCTGTTGGAATGCACGCCGCTCTCCACATTAACCCTTACTATGGCAAGACTTCGATCGAGGGTCTAATAGCACATTTCCAATCAGTTCTTCATATGGGACCGACGATTATATACAATGTTCCTGGACGAACAGGGCAGGATATACCTCCTCGTGCCATCTTCAAACTTTCTCAGAATCCTAATTTGGCTGGTGTGAAGGAATGTGTTGGGAACAAGCGTGTTGAAGAGTACACTGAGAACGGAGTTGTTGTGTGGAGTGGGAATGATGATGAGTGTCATGATTCTAGATGGGACTATGGAGCAACCGGGGTTATATCTGTTACTAGTAACTTAGTTCCGGGTTTGATGAG GAAATTGATGTTTGAAGGTAGGAACTCGTCTTTGAACTCAAAGCTTTTACCTTTAATGGCTTGGCTATTCCATGAGCCAAACCCGATTGGAGTTAACACTGCTTTGGCTCAGCTTGGAGTGTCGAGGCCTGTTTTCAGGTTACCGTACGTCCCATTGCCTTTGTCGAAGAGGCTTGAGTTTGTGAAACTGGTGAAGGAGATTGGACGAGAGCATTTTGTGGGTGAGAAAGATGTGCAGGCTCTTGATGACGATGATTTCATCCTTATCGCTCGATATTAG
- the LOC104783101 gene encoding LOB domain-containing protein 18: MSGGGNTITAVGGGGGGCGGGGSSGGGGSSSGSGGGGPCGACKFLRRKCVPGCIFAPYFDSEQGSGYFAAVHKVFGASNVSKLLLHIPVHRRSDAVVTICYEAQARIRDPIYGCVAHIFALQQQVVNLQAEVSYLQAHLASLELPQPQTRPPPLSQQQQLFFAPAPPFSVTDLPASVSPLPSTYDLASIFDQTTPSSAWATQQRRFVDPRQQYGVPSSSSSAAAIGLGGENSDLQALAHELLHRQGSPPPAATDDSPSRSMSR, translated from the exons ATGAGCGGTGGTGGGAACACAATCACTGCCGTGGGAGGCGGaggtggtggttgtggtggaGGAGGCAGCAGCGGGGGTGGAGGAAGTAGTAGTGGCAGTGGGGGTGGGGGCCCATGTGGTGCTTGTAAGTTTCTAAGGAGAAAGTGTGTGCCGGGATGTATATTTGCACCCTACTTCGACTCCGAGCAAGGCTCGGGTTATTTTGCAGCGGTGCACAAAGTGTTCGGAGCCAGTAACGTCTCGAAGCTTCTTTTGCACATACCAGTTCATCGAAGGTCCGATGCTGTCGTAACTATTTGCTATGAAGCTCAGGCTCGGATAAGGGACCCTATCTATGGTTGCGTCGCTCACATCTTTGCTCTTCAGCAACAG GTGGTGAATCTACAAGCAGAAGTTTCTTACTTACAAGCCCATTTGGCATCACTAGAGCTACCTCAACCACAAACACGGCCACCGCCTCTATCGCAGCAGCAACAGCTCTTTTTCGCACCTGCTCCGCCTTTCTCCGTAACCGATTTACCTGCATCAGTCTCACCCTTACCCTCAACCTACGATCTAGCCTCCATCTTCGACCAAACTACACCGTCTTCGGCGTGGGCCACACAACAACGAAGGTTCGTTGATCCACGCCAGCAATACGGTGTACCATCGTCATCTTCGTCCGCTGCCGCCATAGGGCTCGGTGGTGAAAACAGTGACCTTCAAGCATTAGCACATGAACTCCTCCATAGACAAGGATCGCCTCCGCCAGCAGCCACCGACGATTCGCCGTCTCGGTCTATGTCTAGATGA
- the LOC104783103 gene encoding 4-hydroxy-tetrahydrodipicolinate synthase 2, chloroplastic isoform X1, producing the protein MAALKGYGLCSVDSALQFPCPKRFNGYKRRSSKWVSPKAAVVPNFHLPMRSLEVKNRTNTDDIKALRVITAIKTPYLPDGRFDLEAYDDLVNIQIQNGAAGVIVGGTTGEGQLMSWDEHIMLIGHTVNCFGGSIKVIGNTGSNSTREAIHATEQGFAVGMHAALHINPYYGKTSIEGLIAHFQSVLHMGPTIIYNVPGRTGQDIPPRAIFKLSQNPNLAGVKECVGNKRVEEYTENGVVVWSGNDDECHDSRWDYGATGVISVTSNLVPGLMRKLMFEGRNSSLNSKLLPLMAWLFHEPNPIGVNTALAQLGVSRPVFRLPYVPLPLSKRLEFVKLVKEIGREHFVGEKDVQALDDDDFILIARY; encoded by the exons ATGGCTGCTTTGAAAGGTTATGGTTTGTGTTCTGTGGACTCTGCTCTACAATTCCCCTGCCCAAAGCGATTCAATGGCTACAAAAG AAGGAGCTCAAAATGGGTCTCTCCAAAAGCAGCTGTTGTACCCAATTTTCATCTCCCTATGCGCAGCTTGGAGGTTAAAAACAG GACAAATACAGACGACATTAAAGCTCTACGTGTGATCACAGCAATCAAAACACCGTATCTACCTGACGGAAGATTCGACCTTGAAGCCTACGATGACTTAGTGAACATTCAGATACAAAACGGCGCTGCAGGTGTCATTGTTGGTGGTACCACTGGTGAAGGACAGTTGATGAGCTGGGACGAACACATTATGCTCATAGGCCATACTGTTAACTGTTTTGGTGGAAGCATCAAAGTCATTGGAAACACTGGAAGCAATTCAACAAGAGAAGCTATCCACGCTACTGAACAAGGGTTCGCTGTTGGAATGCACGCCGCTCTCCACATTAACCCTTACTATGGCAAGACTTCGATCGAGGGTCTAATAGCACATTTCCAATCAGTTCTTCATATGGGACCGACGATTATATACAATGTTCCTGGACGAACAGGGCAGGATATACCTCCTCGTGCCATCTTCAAACTTTCTCAGAATCCTAATTTGGCTGGTGTGAAGGAATGTGTTGGGAACAAGCGTGTTGAAGAGTACACTGAGAACGGAGTTGTTGTGTGGAGTGGGAATGATGATGAGTGTCATGATTCTAGATGGGACTATGGAGCAACCGGGGTTATATCTGTTACTAGTAACTTAGTTCCGGGTTTGATGAGGAAATTGATGTTTGAAGGTAGGAACTCGTCTTTGAACTCAAAGCTTTTACCTTTAATGGCTTGGCTATTCCATGAGCCAAACCCGATTGGAGTTAACACTGCTTTGGCTCAGCTTGGAGTGTCGAGGCCTGTTTTCAGGTTACCGTACGTCCCATTGCCTTTGTCGAAGAGGCTTGAGTTTGTGAAACTGGTGAAGGAGATTGGACGAGAGCATTTTGTGGGTGAGAAAGATGTGCAG GCTCTTGATGACGATGATTTCATCCTTATCGCTCGATATTAG